A DNA window from Candidatus Eisenbacteria bacterium contains the following coding sequences:
- a CDS encoding glycosyltransferase family 39 protein, with protein sequence MKRLLRNPVFLCLAVTALAAVLRFHDLGWGFPDIYEEGTVVRKAWGFWAWDRDGFDFNPRFFNYPTLYFYVQFGAQAAIRAWGEVTGALPDAEAFRAAYYLHPGLFYGTGRAVTALLGSATVTLLFLIGWRIGGARVAVPAALFLALHALHVHKSRFVEVDVAMTFFVALSSWASLRYLREGRLRDGIVAGAAAGLAAATKYPAAVFLIQPVWAWALRRERGSAAVPVLAVTTAGAAFLLASPYVLLDWPGFLRDFGAERLHMRAGHFGGVAGGFLGAARHFTGGFEPPLALVAAAGAVLAAVRPRGDERLFWPAPFLLFLLLALSRMQAPHYPLPAAPALALLAAVALDRAFSGGKGRRRLLVAATILLLILPARRITAEETARRRGDTRARAREWVERHVPAGALVLMEPYGPQLFTSETRDRYAGDSSFADIRELLLDGTSSRPWYRAVTLPSFSIDVDRSERFYEFTPYQWFEYVVLSADIYERYLGDPERFPAQNRFYRLVKERYDLAARFDPEGGTGPTILVYRPSAPPPSPLEVRLGEGASRDERCLLFLRSVGKLYEERGWADPALRVYEAILRERPDDPEVLFYLGFLLGGSGDPEGGIVYLRRSLDVDPANRQVRMNLGVLLCMAGRLDEGIALFHAMLGEREADPEVHGNLASALLSAGDGAGAERHFRRFLEIAPSHPRAAEIRRFLRERAQGSPR encoded by the coding sequence TTGAAGCGTCTTCTCCGGAATCCGGTTTTCCTCTGCCTCGCCGTGACAGCCCTCGCGGCGGTCCTCCGCTTTCACGACTTGGGCTGGGGTTTCCCCGATATTTACGAAGAGGGGACGGTGGTCCGGAAAGCCTGGGGGTTCTGGGCTTGGGACCGGGACGGTTTTGACTTCAACCCCCGCTTCTTCAACTATCCGACTTTGTATTTCTACGTGCAGTTCGGCGCCCAGGCGGCGATCCGCGCCTGGGGAGAGGTCACAGGCGCGCTCCCCGACGCGGAGGCGTTCCGCGCCGCGTATTATCTTCACCCCGGACTCTTCTACGGGACCGGTCGAGCGGTCACGGCCCTTCTCGGATCGGCGACCGTGACGCTCCTCTTCCTGATCGGATGGCGGATCGGCGGGGCGCGGGTCGCCGTCCCCGCGGCGCTCTTCCTCGCCCTTCACGCGCTCCACGTTCACAAGTCGCGCTTCGTCGAGGTGGACGTGGCGATGACTTTTTTCGTCGCACTATCCTCCTGGGCGTCGCTCCGATATTTGCGGGAAGGCCGTCTCAGGGACGGAATCGTCGCGGGCGCGGCGGCGGGGCTCGCCGCGGCGACCAAGTACCCGGCGGCGGTATTTTTAATCCAACCGGTGTGGGCATGGGCGCTCCGCCGGGAGAGGGGGAGCGCCGCCGTCCCGGTTCTGGCCGTCACTACGGCCGGTGCCGCTTTTCTTCTCGCGAGTCCTTACGTGCTCCTCGACTGGCCCGGATTTCTGCGCGATTTCGGCGCGGAGAGGCTCCACATGCGCGCCGGGCACTTCGGCGGCGTCGCCGGAGGATTCCTCGGCGCGGCGCGTCACTTCACCGGCGGATTCGAGCCCCCGCTGGCGTTGGTCGCCGCGGCCGGCGCGGTTCTGGCCGCCGTGCGTCCGCGCGGAGACGAGCGGCTCTTCTGGCCCGCGCCGTTCCTGCTCTTCCTCTTGCTCGCCCTCTCCCGGATGCAGGCGCCGCACTATCCGTTGCCGGCCGCGCCCGCCCTCGCCCTGCTCGCCGCGGTGGCGTTGGACAGGGCTTTTTCGGGAGGGAAGGGGCGGAGGCGCCTCCTCGTGGCGGCGACGATCCTGCTCCTGATCCTTCCCGCCCGGAGGATCACCGCCGAGGAGACGGCGCGGCGGAGGGGGGACACGCGTGCGCGTGCGCGGGAGTGGGTGGAACGGCACGTCCCCGCCGGCGCCCTCGTGCTCATGGAGCCGTACGGCCCACAACTTTTTACATCGGAAACGAGAGACCGGTACGCGGGGGATTCCTCCTTCGCGGACATCCGGGAGCTTCTTCTCGATGGGACCTCCTCCCGCCCCTGGTACCGCGCCGTTACCCTCCCTTCCTTCTCCATCGACGTGGACCGATCCGAGCGGTTCTACGAATTCACTCCCTATCAGTGGTTCGAATACGTCGTCCTCAGCGCCGACATCTACGAGCGATACCTGGGCGATCCGGAGCGTTTTCCGGCGCAGAATCGTTTCTATCGCCTGGTGAAGGAACGCTACGACCTGGCCGCGCGATTCGACCCGGAGGGGGGTACCGGTCCGACGATTCTCGTCTACCGTCCGTCCGCCCCTCCTCCGTCTCCCCTGGAGGTTCGCCTGGGGGAGGGGGCGTCCCGGGACGAGCGTTGCCTTCTCTTTCTGCGAAGCGTGGGGAAACTGTACGAGGAGAGGGGATGGGCCGATCCGGCGCTCCGGGTGTACGAGGCGATTCTGCGCGAGCGGCCGGATGATCCGGAAGTCCTCTTCTATCTGGGGTTTCTGCTGGGAGGGTCGGGGGATCCGGAGGGGGGGATCGTCTATTTGCGGCGGAGCCTCGATGTGGATCCCGCGAACCGCCAGGTTCGGATGAATCTCGGGGTTCTCCTCTGTATGGCAGGCCGGCTCGACGAGGGAATCGCCCTCTTTCATGCCATGCTCGGGGAGAGGGAGGCGGACCCGGAGGTGCACGGAAACCTCGCTTCGGCGCTCCTCTCCGCGGGGGACGGCGCGGGCGCGGAACGCCATTTCCGTCGTTTTCTGGAGATTGCGCCCTCTCACCCGCGGGCCGCGGAGATCCGCCGTTTCCTTCGGGAGCGCGCGCAAGGGTCTCCCCGGTAA
- a CDS encoding sigma 54-interacting transcriptional regulator, with product MQGDDRLDQVMKAIRRAEADGDARAEYGLLESLGDIYLASDNYELALSQFERIQNNGQWFSSSHVHRARICYKSAKAHLGLGVLETALRLVARAERLLEGEEEPVLLGRIFSLGGQVNRRIGNHQDALAYSLRALDMLRHSKENREVAFVQLTCGSIFLRQGNYREALRYFSDSLATYRRIDDDEGIAKAYNNIGVASKNLCQWENATDALSRAIEIDHRLGNYAGVALRSLNLGLIRYQTGDWDGATERIEESLQMFRGVKDALGVTLCSLALARIARHERRWVEAKRSLLEALRLSKRHGYRREIAASYEELGALYFSRGQHRTARAFLDQSLQVAREISERNDHIAEVNRRLAEEAIAGGRLDEATVFAKRGLKAAVGIRDKRLIGSGLRVLAMVKRKAGETKLASFYAARSVSIFEASGIPFELGRSLLEAAAVARLNDDIGTARSDLSRAEAIFRRLGADTYSCRVLIEFARLKTRTDRLEDALVLLRKAARFVDREYSGGESEEIRRLRERIEERFVEQSLCTSDRFLVFHESMNGGVSVLPRIAEQLAADGAFVFSRDESGAFRIVESLNGSADEALRTISRIGERWGLPGDVRPLVSFGETERSFLVAPVGGRNGTGLVVERRAGNQRGLFDRRDLGFLLALARNLRIALPAESVAANPEDKGFEGVISRSEKMKKIVDMLRKISGMNATILLQGETGTGKGLLAYEISKGNNAPFVTINCADLTESILESELFGHVKSAFTGAAVAKKGLFEVADGGTVFIDEIDKTSRKFQEKLLRVVDRREFKPVGSVRLKQVDCRIIVASNRDLGELVEKRRFLKDLYYRLKVISIHIPPLRERADDVPLLVEHFLADFSREMDKRDVRFSEEAVDLLRAYHWPGNVRDLQNEVERAVALATSGETLGIDALSEELVAFGRYEVTTPVTGEKALAQMVEELEGRVIRDALRQYDNNKSQVARILGLTRKGLRNKILRYEIDG from the coding sequence ATGCAGGGCGACGATCGTCTCGATCAGGTCATGAAAGCCATCCGCAGAGCGGAAGCGGACGGCGACGCTCGCGCCGAATACGGTCTCCTCGAAAGCCTCGGCGATATTTACCTCGCGTCGGACAACTACGAACTCGCCCTCTCCCAGTTCGAGAGAATCCAAAACAACGGCCAGTGGTTCTCGTCGTCCCACGTTCACCGCGCGCGGATCTGCTACAAATCCGCGAAAGCCCATCTCGGTTTGGGAGTCCTGGAAACGGCCCTTCGTCTCGTCGCCCGCGCCGAGCGTCTTCTCGAAGGGGAAGAAGAACCGGTGCTGCTCGGCCGGATCTTTTCCCTCGGCGGTCAGGTCAATCGGAGGATCGGGAATCACCAAGACGCGCTCGCCTATTCGCTGCGCGCCCTCGACATGCTGCGCCACTCCAAGGAGAACCGCGAGGTCGCGTTCGTCCAACTGACCTGCGGTTCCATCTTCCTGCGGCAGGGTAACTACAGGGAAGCCCTCCGCTACTTCTCCGATTCTCTCGCCACCTATCGGCGCATCGACGATGACGAGGGAATCGCGAAGGCCTATAACAACATCGGCGTGGCCAGCAAAAACCTCTGCCAGTGGGAGAACGCCACCGACGCGCTTTCCCGGGCGATCGAGATCGATCATCGCCTCGGAAACTACGCCGGTGTCGCCCTCCGGTCGCTGAACCTGGGATTGATCCGGTATCAGACCGGCGATTGGGATGGCGCGACGGAGAGGATCGAGGAGAGCCTGCAGATGTTTCGGGGGGTCAAAGACGCCCTGGGCGTCACGCTCTGCTCGCTGGCGCTGGCGAGAATCGCCCGTCACGAGAGGCGTTGGGTGGAGGCCAAACGTTCGCTGCTCGAAGCGCTTCGTCTCAGCAAACGCCACGGGTACCGCCGGGAAATCGCCGCCTCCTATGAGGAACTCGGAGCGCTCTATTTCTCGCGCGGGCAGCATCGGACCGCGCGCGCTTTCCTCGACCAGTCCCTGCAAGTCGCCCGGGAGATCTCGGAGCGGAACGACCACATCGCCGAGGTGAACCGCCGGCTCGCCGAGGAAGCGATCGCCGGAGGCCGCCTCGACGAGGCGACGGTTTTCGCGAAACGCGGCTTGAAGGCGGCGGTGGGGATCAGGGACAAGCGACTGATCGGGAGCGGCCTCCGCGTGCTCGCCATGGTGAAACGGAAGGCCGGAGAGACGAAGCTGGCTTCTTTCTACGCCGCCCGCAGCGTGAGCATTTTCGAGGCGTCGGGGATCCCCTTCGAGCTGGGGCGGTCCCTCCTCGAAGCGGCGGCGGTGGCCCGGCTGAACGACGACATCGGCACGGCCCGCTCCGACCTCTCCCGGGCGGAGGCGATTTTCCGGCGTCTCGGCGCGGACACCTATTCCTGCCGCGTGTTGATCGAGTTCGCCCGCCTGAAAACCCGCACCGATCGACTCGAGGACGCTCTGGTGCTTCTCCGGAAAGCGGCGCGTTTCGTCGATCGGGAGTACTCGGGCGGCGAGAGCGAGGAGATCCGCCGGCTGCGCGAGAGGATCGAGGAGCGCTTCGTCGAGCAGTCCCTCTGCACCTCGGACCGTTTCCTGGTCTTTCACGAATCGATGAACGGGGGGGTGAGCGTTCTCCCGCGGATTGCGGAGCAACTCGCCGCGGACGGCGCCTTCGTCTTCTCCCGCGACGAATCGGGCGCTTTCCGGATCGTGGAGAGCTTGAACGGGTCCGCCGACGAAGCTCTTCGCACGATCAGCCGAATCGGCGAGCGCTGGGGGCTTCCCGGCGACGTCCGTCCCCTGGTGTCCTTCGGCGAAACGGAGCGTTCCTTCCTCGTGGCGCCCGTGGGCGGGAGGAACGGAACCGGGCTGGTCGTGGAACGCCGGGCGGGGAACCAGCGGGGACTCTTCGACCGCCGGGACCTCGGCTTCCTTCTCGCGCTCGCACGGAACCTGCGCATCGCGCTTCCGGCGGAGTCCGTCGCCGCGAACCCCGAGGACAAGGGCTTCGAGGGCGTGATCTCCCGCAGCGAAAAGATGAAGAAAATCGTCGACATGCTCCGGAAGATCTCGGGCATGAACGCGACGATCCTCCTCCAGGGGGAGACCGGGACCGGCAAGGGGCTCCTGGCCTACGAGATCTCCAAGGGGAACAACGCCCCCTTCGTCACCATCAATTGCGCCGACCTCACCGAATCGATTCTGGAGAGCGAACTTTTCGGGCACGTGAAAAGCGCCTTCACCGGCGCCGCGGTCGCGAAGAAGGGGCTCTTCGAGGTGGCCGACGGCGGCACGGTCTTCATCGACGAGATCGACAAGACGAGCCGCAAGTTTCAGGAAAAGCTGCTCCGTGTCGTCGACCGACGCGAGTTCAAGCCGGTCGGTTCGGTCCGGCTCAAGCAGGTGGATTGCCGGATCATCGTCGCCTCCAATCGCGATCTGGGCGAGCTGGTCGAGAAGAGACGCTTCCTCAAGGATCTTTACTACAGGCTCAAAGTGATCTCCATCCACATTCCGCCTCTGCGGGAGCGCGCCGACGACGTGCCCCTCCTCGTGGAGCACTTTCTCGCCGATTTCTCCCGGGAGATGGACAAGAGGGACGTCCGCTTCTCCGAGGAAGCCGTCGATCTGCTTCGCGCCTATCACTGGCCCGGGAACGTACGGGATCTGCAAAACGAGGTGGAGCGGGCGGTGGCGCTGGCGACCAGCGGCGAGACCTTGGGGATCGACGCCCTCTCCGAGGAGTTGGTCGCCTTCGGTCGCTACGAGGTGACCACGCCCGTCACGGGTGAAAAGGCTCTCGCGCAGATGGTCGAGGAACTGGAGGGGCGTGTGATCCGCGACGCGCTCCGGCAGTACGACAACAACAAATCCCAGGTGGCCCGAATCCTGGGGCTCACCCGCAAGGGACTCCGCAACAAAATCCTCCGGTACGAGATCGACGGCTGA
- a CDS encoding archease: MPERATVRWLRHDADLRLRLRAPDPESLFLAAARAVVAASVEGTLSGTDRRRVALSEPDRESLLVAWLNEILYLVSSGGFLPAGVEGLRLGGGDLSAELIGGPPDPSRHRFLREIKAATFHDLSVVKTGSVWSATVLFDV, from the coding sequence TTGCCTGAACGCGCGACCGTCCGCTGGCTCCGACACGACGCGGATCTCCGGCTGCGTCTCCGCGCGCCCGATCCGGAATCCCTCTTCCTGGCGGCCGCCCGAGCCGTCGTCGCGGCGTCGGTGGAGGGGACGCTCTCGGGGACGGATCGCCGCCGCGTCGCGCTTTCCGAGCCGGACCGGGAGAGCCTCCTCGTCGCCTGGTTGAACGAGATCCTCTACCTCGTTTCGTCGGGCGGTTTTCTCCCCGCCGGCGTGGAAGGGTTGCGCCTCGGGGGGGGCGATCTCTCGGCCGAGCTGATCGGCGGGCCGCCCGACCCGTCGCGCCACCGCTTTCTTCGGGAGATCAAGGCGGCGACATTCCACGATCTTTCGGTCGTGAAGACCGGAAGCGTATGGTCGGCGACCGTTCTTTTTGACGTATAA
- a CDS encoding RtcB family protein, producing the protein MERIDEFRWRLRRSGKMRVPGVIYADGKGLERIERDRSLEQVRNVAHLPGIVRCSLAMPDIHWGYGFPIGGVAAMDVEEGVVSPGGVGYDINCGVRLARTNLDREDILAGGDRLLSALFSRIPCGVGGGGDWKLNDREMRDLLERGAGWAVRRGCGSAGDLRRTEEEGCMGGADPDAVSARAIDRGRTQVGTLGSGNHFVEVGWVETIYDERTAAAFGLREGMATLLIHCGSRGLGHQVCGDSLQAMQRRSGGETIEIPDRQLACVPIRSSAGRRYLSAMAAAANYGWANRQVLLHMAREVFDGVFPGSRLDLLYDVSHNIAKTETHRVKGNEWRLLVHRKGATRAFPASHRDVPEEYRAVGQPVLIPGDMGTASYVLVGTERAMEETFGSTCHGAGRVKSRSQAKKGIGLERLERELAEAGVRYRARSLKTLVEEAPSAYKEVDGVVRVVHGAGIARKVARLRPLLVMKG; encoded by the coding sequence CTGGAGCGCATCGACGAGTTCCGCTGGCGATTGCGGCGATCCGGGAAGATGCGGGTGCCCGGCGTGATCTACGCCGACGGCAAGGGGCTCGAGCGAATCGAGCGGGACCGGAGCCTGGAGCAGGTGCGGAACGTAGCCCATCTCCCGGGCATCGTCCGCTGTTCCCTCGCCATGCCGGACATCCACTGGGGCTACGGTTTCCCGATCGGCGGGGTCGCCGCGATGGACGTCGAGGAGGGCGTGGTCTCGCCGGGGGGCGTTGGATACGACATCAACTGCGGTGTCCGGCTCGCCCGGACGAACCTGGACCGGGAGGATATCCTCGCCGGGGGGGATCGGCTCCTCTCCGCGCTTTTCAGCCGAATCCCGTGCGGTGTCGGCGGCGGCGGCGATTGGAAACTGAACGACCGGGAGATGCGGGACCTGCTCGAGCGCGGGGCGGGGTGGGCGGTGCGCCGCGGCTGCGGCTCGGCCGGAGACCTCCGGCGCACCGAGGAGGAAGGGTGTATGGGTGGCGCGGACCCGGACGCGGTGAGCGCCCGCGCGATCGACCGGGGGCGAACCCAGGTGGGGACCCTCGGCTCGGGAAACCACTTCGTCGAGGTGGGTTGGGTGGAGACGATCTACGACGAACGGACCGCCGCGGCCTTCGGTCTGCGGGAGGGGATGGCGACCCTCCTCATCCACTGCGGCTCCCGGGGGCTGGGGCACCAGGTGTGCGGCGACTCGCTCCAGGCGATGCAGCGCCGGAGCGGGGGAGAAACGATCGAGATTCCGGACCGCCAGCTCGCCTGCGTGCCGATTCGCTCGTCGGCGGGACGGCGCTACCTGAGCGCCATGGCGGCGGCGGCGAACTACGGCTGGGCGAACCGCCAGGTCCTCCTGCACATGGCCCGCGAGGTTTTCGACGGCGTCTTCCCGGGCTCACGCCTCGATCTCCTCTATGACGTCTCCCATAACATCGCCAAGACGGAGACCCACCGCGTGAAAGGGAACGAGTGGCGCCTACTGGTGCATCGCAAAGGGGCGACGCGCGCCTTCCCCGCCAGCCACCGGGACGTGCCGGAGGAGTACCGCGCCGTCGGTCAACCGGTGCTCATCCCCGGCGACATGGGAACCGCCTCCTACGTCCTCGTCGGGACGGAACGGGCGATGGAGGAGACCTTCGGCAGCACCTGCCACGGCGCCGGGCGGGTCAAGAGCCGTTCGCAGGCGAAGAAAGGGATCGGATTGGAGCGGTTGGAGAGGGAATTGGCCGAGGCGGGGGTGCGTTACCGCGCCCGATCACTGAAGACGTTGGTCGAGGAGGCGCCCTCCGCGTACAAGGAAGTGGACGGGGTGGTGCGCGTCGTCCACGGCGCCGGTATCGCCCGCAAGGTGGCCCGGCTCCGCCCGCTTCTGGTGATGAAGGGATGA
- a CDS encoding ubiquinone/menaquinone biosynthesis methyltransferase has product MRGRGGDWAEKGSPGPERPVLPPGTKGESVPERRAATRRMFDGVSGRYDALNRVLSLGLDRTWRRRVVRSLGLGRGDRFLDVACGTADLALAAAEAAPEGIVVGVDFSAPMLRIARRKAARRRTTARMALGAAESLPFRGGSFAAAGIAFGVRNVPDRAAALREMARAVRPGGRVAVLEFIEVDGGFLDRIAGWYLRRLLPRIGGLLSDRSAYEYLTRSVEAFPPPDRFLEEMRGAGLLGAEARRLPPAPVWLFTGTVPPADG; this is encoded by the coding sequence ATGAGGGGGCGGGGGGGCGATTGGGCGGAAAAGGGGTCGCCCGGACCGGAGCGTCCGGTTCTCCCGCCCGGCACGAAGGGGGAATCGGTTCCGGAGAGGCGCGCCGCGACTCGGCGGATGTTCGACGGAGTGAGCGGGCGTTACGACGCCCTGAACCGGGTCCTCTCCCTCGGGCTGGACCGGACGTGGCGGCGGCGGGTGGTCCGGTCGCTCGGTCTGGGTCGCGGCGATCGCTTTTTGGACGTGGCCTGCGGTACGGCGGACCTCGCGCTCGCGGCGGCCGAAGCGGCGCCGGAGGGGATCGTGGTGGGCGTCGATTTTTCGGCGCCCATGCTCCGCATCGCCCGCCGGAAGGCGGCCCGTCGCCGCACGACGGCCCGCATGGCTCTCGGCGCGGCGGAATCGCTCCCCTTCCGGGGGGGCTCCTTCGCCGCAGCCGGGATCGCTTTCGGTGTCCGCAACGTGCCGGACCGCGCCGCCGCGCTTCGCGAGATGGCCCGGGCGGTCCGTCCGGGAGGGCGTGTGGCGGTGCTCGAGTTCATCGAGGTGGACGGCGGTTTCCTGGATCGTATCGCCGGCTGGTACCTCCGCCGTCTTCTGCCGCGGATCGGCGGCCTCCTTTCCGATCGCTCGGCCTACGAGTATCTGACCCGTTCTGTGGAAGCGTTCCCCCCGCCGGATCGTTTTCTCGAGGAGATGAGAGGGGCCGGGCTACTCGGGGCGGAGGCGCGAAGGCTGCCGCCGGCGCCGGTTTGGCTGTTCACGGGAACCGTTCCGCCGGCCGACGGGTAG
- a CDS encoding right-handed parallel beta-helix repeat-containing protein, translated as MRRFSIVLLAGLAPMFVQAASLKVPEHFGSIQEAVDACSEGDTVLIAPGDYFENIRIEEKGALNLIGEGGAEKTVLDGNEKGIVIEILRSGRTVLRGLTLQRGYTVGNGGGLSVQQSDVEVLDCRFANNTADNEGGGLMVGNCSDFLVSGCSFERNESEAASAIGVVGGRGLLEKNRIRNNTGGLTISISFSGCDIRGNTITNNLSTGFGVIGYAVAYVAEVRNNTIAMNLGKEGFGAVLAQQGALRIEKNIIAFNEGISGVQIESRDNLITVEGNLIYQNEGGDYLGIEGGNGDISVDPLFCDAKGGDFRVRAGSPCLDADGGRVIGALGKGCDH; from the coding sequence ATGCGACGTTTCTCTATCGTTCTGCTTGCCGGCCTAGCGCCGATGTTCGTTCAAGCCGCCTCCTTGAAGGTCCCCGAACATTTCGGGTCGATCCAGGAGGCCGTGGACGCATGTTCGGAAGGAGATACGGTTCTCATCGCCCCCGGCGACTACTTCGAGAACATCAGGATCGAAGAGAAGGGCGCCCTCAACCTGATCGGCGAGGGCGGGGCGGAGAAGACCGTCCTGGACGGGAACGAGAAAGGGATCGTGATCGAGATCCTCCGCTCCGGCAGAACCGTTCTCCGGGGGCTCACTCTGCAGAGGGGTTACACCGTGGGGAACGGGGGCGGGCTCTCCGTTCAGCAGAGCGACGTGGAAGTGCTCGACTGCCGCTTCGCCAATAACACGGCGGACAACGAGGGGGGCGGGCTGATGGTCGGCAACTGCTCCGATTTCCTCGTTTCCGGCTGTTCCTTCGAAAGAAACGAGAGCGAAGCCGCGTCCGCCATCGGCGTCGTCGGAGGACGCGGTCTTCTGGAGAAGAACCGGATTCGGAACAACACGGGCGGCCTGACCATATCGATCAGCTTTTCCGGCTGCGACATCCGGGGGAACACGATCACCAACAATCTCTCTACCGGGTTCGGCGTGATCGGCTACGCTGTGGCTTACGTGGCCGAGGTGCGGAACAACACGATCGCCATGAACCTGGGGAAAGAGGGATTCGGCGCCGTGCTCGCCCAGCAGGGCGCCCTGCGGATCGAGAAGAATATCATCGCCTTCAACGAGGGGATTTCCGGTGTTCAGATCGAATCGCGGGACAACCTGATCACCGTAGAAGGAAACCTGATCTACCAGAACGAGGGGGGCGACTACCTCGGGATCGAGGGCGGTAACGGAGACATCTCGGTGGATCCCCTCTTCTGCGACGCCAAGGGGGGAGACTTCCGCGTCCGCGCCGGCTCTCCCTGCCTCGATGCGGACGGGGGAAGGGTCATCGGCGCCTTGGGAAAGGGGTGCGACCACTGA
- a CDS encoding Hsp20/alpha crystallin family protein yields MRLMQYDPNLGTTNLFDWMNGFFSGGRPEQRTASETPWAPRTDVMEKENDYEITIDLPGLDKKDIKITVHDGVLEVTGERNLEKSEDSKGYQRIERLFGCFRRSFRLPKEVRAEEIESTYDKGVLGIRIPKAEEALPKQIEVKVK; encoded by the coding sequence ATGAGACTGATGCAGTACGACCCGAATCTCGGAACGACGAACCTGTTCGACTGGATGAACGGCTTCTTCAGCGGCGGTCGGCCTGAGCAGAGGACCGCGAGCGAGACGCCCTGGGCTCCGCGGACCGACGTCATGGAGAAAGAGAACGACTACGAGATCACCATCGACCTGCCGGGGCTGGATAAGAAGGACATCAAGATTACGGTCCACGACGGGGTTCTGGAGGTGACCGGCGAGCGCAATCTGGAGAAGAGCGAGGATTCCAAGGGCTACCAGCGGATCGAGAGACTCTTCGGCTGCTTCCGGCGCTCCTTCCGGCTTCCGAAGGAAGTGCGGGCGGAAGAGATCGAAAGTACCTACGACAAAGGGGTTCTGGGCATCCGGATCCCCAAGGCCGAGGAGGCTCTTCCCAAACAGATCGAGGTCAAAGTGAAGTAA
- a CDS encoding helix-turn-helix domain-containing protein, which translates to MAKEILDVGAAAEYLHITRATLYKLAKEKKIPGLKIGGQWRFSKERLDELFAEGFEPGDSVEAKEAEAVHTLD; encoded by the coding sequence ATGGCTAAGGAGATTCTGGACGTCGGAGCTGCTGCGGAGTACCTGCACATCACCAGGGCGACTCTGTACAAGCTCGCCAAAGAAAAGAAGATACCGGGTCTGAAGATTGGAGGGCAATGGCGCTTCTCCAAGGAGCGGCTGGACGAACTCTTCGCCGAGGGTTTCGAGCCGGGCGATTCGGTGGAAGCAAAAGAAGCCGAAGCGGTCCACACTCTGGACTGA
- a CDS encoding zinc metallopeptidase translates to MIPFFYDPSILLLIPALILAGYAQWKVRSAYARFSKVPSRGGRSGAEIARAILGGNGLGDVSVRETPGELSDHYDPRSRSVSLSAGNYRSHSIAAVGIAAHEVGHALQHGSGYGPLAFRHAVFPVANLGSTLAFPLFFIGFLMSYRPLIDLGILLFAGAVLFSLVTLPVEFNASRRAVAELERGGFLAPDELPAAREVLRAAALTYVAAATMAILQLLRLLILRGRKG, encoded by the coding sequence ATGATCCCATTCTTCTACGATCCCAGCATTCTTCTGTTGATCCCGGCGTTGATCCTCGCCGGCTACGCGCAGTGGAAGGTGCGGTCGGCCTATGCGCGTTTTAGTAAGGTCCCTTCCCGCGGAGGGCGGAGCGGCGCGGAGATCGCCCGAGCGATCCTGGGGGGGAACGGCCTCGGTGACGTGTCCGTCCGGGAAACGCCGGGCGAGCTGAGCGACCATTACGATCCGCGAAGCCGAAGCGTGAGCCTTTCGGCGGGGAACTATCGTTCCCACTCGATCGCGGCGGTCGGCATCGCCGCCCACGAAGTAGGGCACGCCTTGCAGCACGGATCGGGCTATGGACCGCTCGCCTTCCGTCACGCCGTGTTTCCGGTGGCGAACCTGGGGTCCACCCTCGCCTTTCCCCTCTTTTTTATCGGATTTCTGATGAGCTACCGCCCTCTGATCGACCTGGGGATCCTCCTCTTCGCCGGCGCGGTGCTCTTCTCCCTCGTCACCCTTCCGGTCGAGTTCAACGCCAGCCGCCGCGCCGTCGCAGAGCTGGAGCGGGGCGGTTTCCTCGCGCCCGACGAGCTTCCGGCGGCGCGGGAGGTCCTGCGGGCGGCGGCGCTCACCTATGTGGCCGCGGCCACCATGGCGATTCTTCAACTCCTCCGTCTCCTGATCTTGCGGGGACGGAAGGGTTGA